The genomic interval ACTAGATGGAAAAATCCTTTTGACGCTTGCTGCCTGATTGCATCAATATGGAACAATCGAATGAACAATCTCCGATGCAAGCATTAACCCAAGAATGACTGTTCAACAATCTCCGGTGTTCAAAATCCAGGAAGCAACAACATTTTTGTATTCTAATCCCCCTATTCCTACTCAATTTCACGTTGTGTTGGGACGGCAGCAGCCAGCATAACTGTTATGAAACTACTTAAAATGATGTACTTTTGTGTTCTCAAGAGTCTGGCATGGTTACTAGCAGAGATATGACTTTATCTGTCTGATACTCTTGAAACCTGTTAATTCCTTTATACCAGAGCATGCAAGTGATTGCAAACTCTCAGAGATTCGATTCTTTCGGAAAGGTATTGGTTTCAAAATAGTTAGTGTCATTAATAGAACCTAAGACCTCCACAAAATAACACTGTCCAAACTGGGAAGACATTTTAGCAGCCAAATTCTATTCTCAGCATTACTGTACAGAAAACCAGCTGCAAGAGTAAGAAATTTACCTTCTTACAAGCAACTGGAACTCAATGAGCCGGGTGCCATAACAGCATGTAATCAAATGTGAAACCTGCAAAGCCTATTTAATATACAGCAGCGTTTACCTTGATTAGGTACCATAGTTCCTTTTCAGTGTAGATCCATACATACACTGTCCAATTTCTTGGGGAGATTCTATGACTACCCAACCAACAGCAGCATGCAAAAGCTTTCTATAGgtttttattaagaaaagtAAGTTCTAACCTTTCATATTCATACTGCTGCTTTAACTTCAGATTCATTATAGTAATCAAATCATGTGGGCATATCACATGACAAGTCCATTAGTTAGGGAACTGTGGATGAAGTTGTGATCTAagactttcaaacaaaatgagCAAACTTACAAAATGAAGGGGTAccatccaatttttcttttttttaaaaaaaaaaaaacagaaacagaaaaaaaaaaaaatgaaaaaacaatttACAAAGGAAACAGGCTCGCGATCTTTGCCTCTATCTATTCAAACAGGAAAATTAGATCATACAATATGTTAATCCATCATATATGTTTGCATTAAGCAGCTTTAGATGGTGAGATCCAATACCCCCCAAGTTTGTCCAACTGTGCGTGATTCAAAAACAAAGCCAAGACAAGtcaatgttaaaatataaaataaataataaaaatctatctcttcccatAAGTTTAAGCTTTTAGAACATgtgatgatttcacatgatatcaaagcagaggtcctgagttcgaatcctgactctacactcCACCCCATTTAATCAAACATTCCACGTGTTAGGCCATCCATTGAGGGAGAGTCTGGCCCACAtgtgagggggagtgttaagatataaaataaataacaaaaatctaCATATTCCcatcaacttaaacttttgggacaagtgatgatttcaaAGTCAACTGGTTACAAGAGAGTAAAAAAacaggagttttttttttaataggaaaaGGAAACACAAGAATTATTCAAACACCCGCGTGCTAGTTGCATCAGTCCTAGTTCGATAAACTTTCTGGCTACATCCATATATCTTCAACACGAGCTAACATTCAATCAATGATCTGTCATCACCAACAAAATTTAACCAACAAACTTTTTCAATGcctaaaacataaaataagccTAATAAAGATGGTCGCTCTTCAATTTTCTACCCAAACTCAAGTATCTTATCAGAATGGAGATGCATGGGGCCGAGCAAGCTCAGGaaacaaataaccaaaattGAGCTAAACTACCAATGtgcaacaaaacaaatagagggACAGTAATACCAATTTTGCaacacattcaggacatatgTTCATaagaaagaatttgagaacagaAGAAACTATATGCTATAATCTCACAGACAAGCAAATGGTCAGTCCAGAGACGTAGGTCTTCGTTATTTTCTCCAAATTGAAGTATCTTATTAAAATCTATGTTCATGAAACCGGGCAAATGTAGAATGGCTATTCATTGCACTCTCAGCATCCAGCTTACACTGGGGACAACAAAAAGGTATACATTTTTGTATTAAGTTAGAGACACACCAATAAGTTATAACCAGCAAGAAAATAGCAAACAGAATTGATTAAATTTCACACATAACGAAGTGAGGCATTCATTCACGTACGGAAAGAAATACAcagcaaagagaaagagaaagccCAACAAACTAAAAATCCGGAAGAATCTAATCTTTGGTGTTTCGGAGTCTATAGATTATGCGGCCTCGAGACGAGTCGTATCGACTGACTTCGACCTTGACTCTATCCCCCGGAAGTATGCGGATGTAATTCTTCCGGATGCTACCTGAAATGTAACCGATAATCATGTCTTGGTTGTCCAAGCGAACCCGGAACATGCCGTTGGGAAGCGACTCGGTGATCGAACCTTCACTGGTCCATTTCTGTTCCTCAGTTTTCCGCGGCGACCGGTCCGAATTCGGAGATTTGGCTAAAACCAGATGTGGGTGAAGGGTTGGGCGGTTGCTCCAGTTGGTTAAAAGCGGCTTCGGGAATTTCTGGGTTTGGGGGAGGGAGAGTGGAAACTGGGTGGGGTTTAGTGAAAGAAGATGAGGGCGGAGAGCTTGGGGCTGGAGCACTGAAGGTGAGCTCCACATCATGGTTCCTTTCTCTTTTAGTTTTCGTCTAATGGTTGGTTTATCTGTGGCTGGAGAGGAAGTGAAAGACACCGCTTTAGGCTTTTGCTTTGATATGATTTCGGATTTCTTTTTCGGGGCCCCGGATGGGTGACTGTGGACTATGGAGTATTTTAGGAGATCTGGGCCCAACCCATGTAAAAGTATTAGATGTGAGATTGGGCCCAAAGTTGTTGCAAAGAATGGTTCCCGGAAGGGAAATTTTGTTGTACCGATTAGCTGCTCTAGATATTCAGACTATATTTAGTTAGTGAGGTGATCACTTCTCACTacctcattattatttattattatttataaattatttattattattattcattacttttttattacgaTTCACAGATCATCAGAAATCACCTCAATATCCATACGTAGCTTAAAAAACCCAGAAAACAATGGTTCAAAAGCATATATTACATGTGCTAAGAAAGCCATAAATTACAAGCATAGGTATTTCCTGCAGATTACAGACCAAACTGCTGacaaacaaacataaaacatgATCAAACCATGTAGAAGGTCGTGGACGAGGAatggttatttttatttgtatcaaAATGGACCAAAAAACAGTTTTCTCAGGCCATCATGAATCACTAGTCACAGGCACCTTCTCATATACTTGCAAGTCTCTAAACCTCCGGGGAAAGATGCAACGACCACCAAAGCGTTGCTGCAAAAAGATGATCAAGGCAAAAACCAAACCCCCAAGAGGGATACCCACATCCCAAGCAGTGGAGTAGAAATCTTCACCAGGATTGGCGTAGTATATGAATGACGCATCATAGTGGTGAAAATAATTGTGAGCCCTGTAAAGATCATAGGCATGTGGCAGCAATCGGACAAAAGTGTTTCCCATGTAAAATGAACAAGCAAGAGCACTTGTTCTTGAGTTCCAGAACATGTTGAGCAGTATTTGAGGCAAGAGAAAACCATCCAAGACCAAACCAGAATAAGATTTTAAGGCCTCCCAAAGAGAATGGGATTGATAACTTGTAGCAGAATAGTCCATAAGCACAAGAGCACCATCTTCACTGGCGGATCTCGCAGCACCATTTTTACCATTCCACATCCACCAGTTGAAGGTCACAGCAACTAAGGCGCCTGCAACGTATAACGGTAAAGCTACAAAGAGAGCCTTCTTCTCCACAACCCACAACCCCTTTTGATTTCCACTAGCCCATTTTGCAGACCATATGCTTTGGAGAAGACGGAATTGCAACAAGAAAGCTACCATTCCGGTCACTCTCACAATTACCTCGTTTGCTTCAATCCACCGGCCGCTTTCAAGCCATATGTTCGCCCCACTAGATTTGCTCAAGAACAAGGCTTCAAAGTTAAGCACAAGAGGTATCAACTGGCCCAAAGTAAGAATTGATAGCATGGCAAGGGAGATTAAGGGAAGAACATCAGGGTGCCTCTTCACATGAAAGATTTGTAGCGCTACAAACACACACGACAGTGTGGTGGAGATAATTACCATGATAATCTCCACATCCATCCTCCAAATAGAAGATCCATCCTCGTAAGAAGCAGCTGATCTCAAGTCTAAATGTTCAAAGTAAAGTGGATCGGATTTTTCCCTTGTGCTATTAATGCTTCCCTTGATATAACCCGCCTTCTTTGAATTAAATGGAGGGAAATCAAATGTGACCAGAACCTCGCAATCCGAAGAATCGGCTCTTGGTATTTCATTTTCTGAATCAAGATTTCTGCACCCTACCATACACAAACTTCCTGTTTCAGCATCATACAGCCCTTCAGCTACAATCTCCCATGAAGATATGTTAGAGGAAGAGTTCCGAGTGTGAAAGGGCGACATCTCCCTTGTGATCGTGGTGAGGTGTATCCTGTAGCTGATGTTGACCGAGCCACTGCTAAAATTCGGTGGCACTGTAGAGTCTTGGAAGCTTGAGTACCCATAAATGTGATCTCCAACAGATATAGGAGCTAAATTACCCCAGGTACTTTTTCCTTCTGAATCTGTTAGTGAAATGTCGAAACTCATTGAGTCAGAGTCCCCATTGGGGTATCTTTCCCCATTGGTTTTAGCAGGCTTGTCAGACTTGGGGCACAACTCCATAGCAGTACCTATTTTGGTGTACCGGTACTCTGTTGGTTCAGGAACCTCCATCATATAATTTCCAGAACTACGAAGCATGATCCTATTGAAGTAACCTGACTCTTTTACGGTTTTGTTAGTCCAAATTTGCCCCACAATCCTGCTAGCATCTTTGATTGACCAGGTAGAAGGAAACCTCAAGCTCAATTTTGTTGAACAATCACCCACACGAGCATGAGCCAAAGATTCTGTGATGCCTAAAAATCGGCAAGCTACAATGTAGAGCTGATGCTTGCTCTCATCCCATGATCCTTCCCCAACCAGAGTTGTCTTGGGATCGAATCTCCGGTAAGTATCAACGCTGGTTCTGGTGGAGTTTAAGCGGCTTTGGTTAGGAAACTCCACCAGAATCCGCATCCTTTCTTTGTCCCCATAACACTCAATCCCATACAAGAACATGATACGAGGCACATATCCGAAGTCTGCATCAAATGGAGTGCAGTTCTTTGAAGATTTGCAATCACTGGCATACCTCAAACTGAACTTTTGGGCTGCCTTTGAGGCTAATGAACAGAATGTGTATTCCGGAAAAGAACTAAGTGACAGACCAGGTGGAAGATCACTTCCACCAGAAAATTCATTCATGTTATCGCCAGAAACTGacaagaatttataattttttttaggaagtaTCAACATGGAAATCGGTTCAAAATGGGCTGGATCCTCTGCAGAACTCAGGCTCTCTAAAGTCCCAGTAATCAAACTAGTAATACTATTCGAATTGGTGACATTATTGAGGTTAAGAACAGCAGCAAGATTAAGCCGCTTACCTTCTTCAGTGTAAGCAGAAGCCGATCCAACCATACAAAGCTTTCCCTTCGATTCTGACCAGTACCCCTCCTCCAGTTCAAAACTAATGGAACTTCTCTGAGGCCTAATTTCAGTGAAAGCAGTATAGTATGAATATCGGGAATAAGATAAGTTAGATAAGTCTTCCCTGTACTTGTGCTTATAGGCGGTTTGAAATGTTAAACGCCCTTGAAGCTTGAAAAAGCCCCGGATATCAGTATCATAGACAGCCAAGGTTCGAAGTAGCAGGGAGTTTGAGAAAGTGAAGTCAGGCGCAACTGGGTTTGGGTCCAAAAAAGGATTGCCACCAGTATAGAAGCCAGTATGGGATCGCGCAAGTGGAAAGTTTGTGAGTGGAACCTTCTTCTGTAAGGATCCAGGGACGCTTTTGGAACAATGATCTTCGTAGGATTTAGAGGATTGAGTTGGTGAGGATGAGACAGAGCTCAAAGAGAAGGTggagaataagaagaaaaacatgAGAAGCCATGGTAGTGTTTGCCATCTCTGTGAAGAGGCGGCGGTCATTGCAGAAGAGAGCTTCTTCATGGCCTTACAGTCGGGAGATTCTTATcgaaagaaaaatgaacaagAACAAGACGCACCACTCATGCATGGAAGACGACTACATATGTAAGTTCTTGCaagtagctctctctctctcactgtctCTCTCAATAGTTTTGATTCAAAGTTGATTGGCTCCCAAGATTTAAAATGGATATAAAACTAGGATGGTGTAAACTTCCCCAAGTAATTCTATGGTGGGGTTCTTGAATAGGATCCCGATATttaaatggatatatatatatatatatatatatatatatatataactaagaTAGTATAAgcattatcattttcttttaggtaTAATATCAACAACATTAAAAAACATCACAAAATAACTAAGATAGTATAAgcattatcattttcttttaggtaTAATATCAACAACATTAAAAaacatcacaaaatatatatatagctagtctagacagttatatatattaacacaATAATATTGGAGAAATGGTCAAGTGCACCCCTCCTTCTACCAGAGGGGTACCGAGGCCTAGGATTTGTTGAACTTCACGCCACTTTGAATATAGTCAATTAATTAAGCTTTAGGGGCCCGCATTCCTGAGTCTTGATCGTTTCTTATTGCATGGATAAACTTGGGGCCCCTTTTCTTCGGCACCAAACACTGTATGTGAGAAAATTCTCCAGTCTCTCGTCAAAGTCGTTGCTTGCTTGTTTCGAAGTTGGAAGGAAAGTCCGCCAGCCCATTATTCTGGCTACAAATCGTGGTTATCAGAGTATTAAAGTGGAGATAGAAAGGCTCGACGTCAACGAAGACTTTGGAAATTGATTCCAGATATCCAGACCCAATGATACGTCAAGCAAGAACAAACAAAAAGTCCCATGatagcttgagagagagagaggaagacaggaaaaaaaacccaaaaattgGCCAATCGCAGTTTTTATTGTGCCCATTCTTTTATGGCAAGTGCTAGAGCCACTGAGAGTGGCAAGTGCTAGAGccattatttttaaagatgctttctttctttctaagcTCTCTATTGCAGTGGTGGATGGAGATTgcaggaggaagaagaagatcaagctgAAAATCCCAGCTCCATGTCTGTTGTAAACTTCTCCTTGCCTTCCTGCCTCTGCCCCTTCTGTCAAAATGTTTTGCCTCCTCCTGCCTGTGCCTTCATTACCTTTGTGGTTTCTCATTTTTACTATAATTACCTTCgtgttttctcatttttatcattatagtGGGGCCCATTCCCCAGACTTTGTTCCCCAAACATTACGTTGCAAATCTTCCTTCACGCCAACTTTGTTTGAATAGATAAcctttgatttgattttcatctcatcttctctcgtattatctcactatttaaaaataataaatataaatattttttaattttaaatctttaaattttttatataatcattacctaattattaattatttctaccaaacaaaatataaaaaaataattcaattttttcaaatcctaaaataaaaattatattctaacaattttttaactttataatatttttatttaatttttttttctcatttttcaaaatcgcataaaatattttaatacaaatcatctcactactattcacaaaccatctcaattttattcatctcaactcactatccaaaccaatcAAGTTTGGATAAGCTCAAGCACGAAGGacatcaaatattattattcaatcaGCTGTATTTAAAAACATTACATAATCAAAGAACCCAAGACTTGGGTGATTACCAACAattcaaaaaccaaaatattgtaaaatactatatttattttatacgaAACGAATAAAATACAGTAAAATCTCAGCACTCATCAAGAAAACATTATCATCCAGTTGTTGCCTAAAGATGACACCACCAGAAGATATCTA from Juglans regia cultivar Chandler chromosome 2, Walnut 2.0, whole genome shotgun sequence carries:
- the LOC109012975 gene encoding translation initiation factor IF-1, chloroplastic, which produces MMWSSPSVLQPQALRPHLLSLNPTQFPLSLPQTQKFPKPLLTNWSNRPTLHPHLVLAKSPNSDRSPRKTEEQKWTSEGSITESLPNGMFRVRLDNQDMIIGYISGSIRKNYIRILPGDRVKVEVSRYDSSRGRIIYRLRNTKD
- the LOC109010514 gene encoding uncharacterized protein LOC109010514, whose protein sequence is MVGCRNLDSENEIPRADSSDCEVLVTFDFPPFNSKKAGYIKGSINSTREKSDPLYFEHLDLRSAASYEDGSSIWRMDVEIIMVIISTTLSCVFVALQIFHVKRHPDVLPLISLAMLSILTLGQLIPLVLNFEALFLSKSSGANIWLESGRWIEANEVIVRVTGMVAFLLQFRLLQSIWSAKWASGNQKGLWVVEKKALFVALPLYVAGALVAVTFNWWMWNGKNGAARSASEDGALVLMDYSATSYQSHSLWEALKSYSGLVLDGFLLPQILLNMFWNSRTSALACSFYMGNTFVRLLPHAYDLYRAHNYFHHYDASFIYYANPGEDFYSTAWDVGIPLGGLVFALIIFLQQRFGGRCIFPRRFRDLQVYEKVPVTSDS
- the LOC118347708 gene encoding uncharacterized protein LOC118347708 — translated: MKKLSSAMTAASSQRWQTLPWLLMFFFLFSTFSLSSVSSSPTQSSKSYEDHCSKSVPGSLQKKVPLTNFPLARSHTGFYTGGNPFLDPNPVAPDFTFSNSLLLRTLAVYDTDIRGFFKLQGRLTFQTAYKHKYREDLSNLSYSRYSYYTAFTEIRPQRSSISFELEEGYWSESKGKLCMVGSASAYTEEGKRLNLAAVLNLNNVTNSNSITSLITGTLESLSSAEDPAHFEPISMLILPKKNYKFLSVSGDNMNEFSGGSDLPPGLSLSSFPEYTFCSLASKAAQKFSLRYASDCKSSKNCTPFDADFGYVPRIMFLYGIECYGDKERMRILVEFPNQSRLNSTRTSVDTYRRFDPKTTLVGEGSWDESKHQLYIVACRFLGITESLAHARVGDCSTKLSLRFPSTWSIKDASRIVGQIWTNKTVKESGYFNRIMLRSSGNYMMEVPEPTEYRYTKIGTAMELCPKSDKPAKTNGERYPNGDSDSMSFDISLTDSEGKSTWGNLAPISVGDHIYG